CTTTTTGCCTTTTTATCTTTATTATTTCTTTAGAAACACCGGCTACTAAATTTATCTCATCTCCTATAGAATAGCCAAAATAATCCAATTGTTCTGTGTTCAAAAATAAATGCGGCTCATAAGATCCGTGGCTTATCTCTTTGAATAAAAATTTATCTTGTTTTTCTGGATGTATAAAACTCTTATCATCAGTTACATCAAAACCAGTTAAAGATAATCCGCTAATTATAGGTGATTTATTAATTCTTTTGGTAAGAGCTCTATCTTTCATTCTATGAAAGCTCACTTTTAAAGGCTTGCCATTCACCTCTATAAGCCATACATTACCTTCAGTATCTATCCCCAGATCAACACCTATATTTCCTAAATAACCAAAACCCTTCTCCAAGTTGCTGCCAATACATTTTGATACTTTTTCGATTAAATTTATTAGTTCTTCTTCTCTACCGGGGAAGGCAAACTTTAATACACTTTCTATGGCCATTACCTTGCCGCCACTTCTGGGGCTTGTAATTATGCTATTCACAGGTGCTATTCTGCAATTTATTCCGTTTACTTCCCATTTGTAAGGACTTACTTTTTGAAGCATCACCCTTATATCAAATTTATTTCCCCATATAGAAGCAAGTTGGATATCCCTTTGTATCAAATAGTCTTCCAAATGTAGCTCTTTTTCTAATTTTCTTATTAAACTGTCAAACCTTTTATAGTGAATTGTTTTATTCCTATCTACATCACCTGATTCTCTGTATTTTAGGTTATAGCCGTTATTTTTCCTAATAACCTGTACAATGCCCCGGGCTTTATAAAGACTGTCCGGCTTTAAATATATTGAACCATATTTGTTTAATAACTCCTCGAATTTTTCATCAGTATAATCTGCAAACTCTGGAAGATGGTTTTTTGTATCTTCATAATTATACAAATGCTTTAGGGTCTCTTTTTTCTTAATTTTTACTGCCTGATTGTAAACAATCATCTTATTTGCCTGCTGCTGGACCAATTTTCTAAGTCTATACGAATCTTTTCGGCCATCTTTTCCAAAGCATCTATCATATATGACCCTGGGAAGGGGGTATTCGTTTTTCACCCATTTTTTATTAGAATCAAAGTGATATCCTGTTACTTTTTTGTTGCTAAAATCTATATCATTTAACGTAAAGAAATAACAAAGACCATTTACTTCCTTACTCCATTTTTGAAAACGCCAGTAGATACTATCCCAATTATCATTACATAATTTGTCAATTTTGTTTTTGCTAATAAAAATCCCCAAAATAGGTCCAAGTTCTATTTTTTTTAGTTGTTTATCAATCACTGCATTTAAACAGAGAGTTTCTGATTTAAGATTTTCATCTAACATTAAATAACTGACAACTTCTTCAGTTAACCATAATACACTGTATTCATCACCTGTAGATGTGTTTTTAAAATTAATTTGGTCTTGCATTTTTTTACAACCAGCTTGAAATAAATATTCTCCTTTTTTTTGTCTAATTGTTATACTATCGTTGTTACCAGGAATATCTTTTAATTCCAAATAATTTTCTTTTTCTGAAGTCAGTTTTATTTGAACTTTAATAGTTTTCAATACCACCACCTCAAGATTATATAATGCAATTGAAGCAATATAAGTGAAAATTATTTAGCAATTATAAGAGGTGATGTTCATATTAATTATAAAAGAAACGTAAGGAAGGAAAGGGGGAGTAAAGCATTGGGGCACAAGTTAAAAAGAATTGACTTAAAAGTTAAAGAAAACGAGCAAATAAATCTAAATGCACAATTAAAAAAAGAAAACAGATCATTAATACACGGGGTAGTACTAGACGAAAAGAAGGAACCAATTGAGGATGCCACAGTTTTGATGTTTAGAAGAGGAGAAAGTGAGGATTGCTGTCTACATCCTATAGCTAGTACCTTTACAGACGATTGCGGTCAATTTGTTTTTGGGCCAATAGAACCAGAGTTAGACGTAGTCATAAAAATTTGGGCTAATGGTGCCTGTATGGTCGATTTGTACCGCTAAAAATGGGGTGGGAATAAAATCCACCCCAAAAAAATTTATCTTTGTACAAAAATTTGAGTTACTTTTACACCGCCTCCATTTGTCTCTACTACACCAACTCCTACATGAGTATACCTCTCTCCTAAAATACCAGATCTATGTCCAGAACTTGACATAAGCATTTGATGTGCACTTCTAACGTCACCAGCTCTTGCCAGATTCTCTTTTGATACAGTAAACGAAATCCCTTCACTTCTTAACATATCACCTGCACTACCATATGTAGGGGACTGGTGTGCAAAATAATTATTCTCCACCATATCTTGAGACTTCATTCTGGCAACTCTGCTTATTTCACTACTATACTCAAGTTCTTGTATCCCTCTATCTCTTCTTTCTTTGTTAATCATGTCAAAAATATATTCTTCGTCACTATTTCCTATATCAGAATCTCTATTCTCTTCACCATCCTTTTCATTATCTGATGAAGGTTCTTCTGGAGATGGCTGTGATGCGTCAGATCCATTTCTTCTATTCAACTGCCACCAATCAGCAATATTTTGAATCTTAGAGCCTGTACTATTTCTGGACTCGCTTTCTTCAATATTCTCTTCATTCTCTTCTTCTTCTGTTTTTTCTTCTTTTTCATTCTCCTCTTCCACAGCTTGTCCAGATCGCCTATTTGTCTGCCACCAGTCTGCTGCCGAATAAGCACTTGCTGTGCTGCTAAAGATAAACATCGTTACTAGAGCTAGTACTAAAGTTTTTTTCAAGTTCAATTCCTCCTTTGTATATTATGTTAACAATACCATCTTTCTATTAGAAGATAACTTAATTTTATAGTTAAAGCAAATGCTGTATTATAGGTCTTAAGTTTACTAAAAAAGATAATATTGTCAATTCCATACTTATGTTACAACTTACCCAAAATATCATAGTAATGGTAATTTAATCTTTTTATTAGACATTAATGGAAGTATTTATTATTTAAAAAATCTCTCTAACAAACCTTTCTTTTTTTCCTTTTCTTCTATTTCATTCTTTAGTTTTTTTACTTTTTCTTCTAATTCTTTTTTTGAATTCTCTAACCAGGTAGTATGACTTAATAATTCATTTTTTTCTTTCTTTAATTTTTGAATTTCATTTTCTTTTTCATTGATCTGATTTTCTAATTCTAAGTTAGGAGCTATCTTATATTGACTTTTCTGCTCTTCTTTTTCTTTTAACTCCTTTATTTGATTTTTTAATTCTTTATTTTCTCTTCTTAGTTGTTTTTCACGATTATCAACTCTGCTTCTTGTAAAATAACTCAGTTTTTTTTCTAACTCACTAATTTTACTTTTCAGTTCTTCATTTTCTCGTTTTAATTTATAAATTTCATCTTCATCTAGAATGTTTTCATTATCACTAGATTCATTTATAATCAAGTCTTTATTTGTTCTAGAATCTTTTTTAGCATTTGAACCAACATAATCAAGTTCATATTTATCTTTCATTTTTTCTTCCATTTTCTCTTTCATTCTTTCCTTTTTAGTTGTTTCGTAGTTTTTATTTTCCTGATTTTCAACTGATAATTCTGTTAAAAGGGGTCTATATACCTCCAATCTATTTACAATTCCATAAGCCCTGTTTCCCCACCCGACTTTAGGACATGAGCTAGAATTTGAAAATCTTATACCTGCAACCATCGAAGGCAAAGTTAACTCTTCAAAATCCACATTACTTTGATCTTTACTTATATATCCTTCCATTTGATTATTCCACCAAATAAACCACAATCTTCCATTGTCTTCTCCGGCCGTTAGATACTGTATATAATTTTTCCGTGAATTTATTGCTTTTGGTATTGACCATTTTTGTACATGGTCATCATCCCTGGCTTTGTAAGTAAAATATACAGAACTATATCCTTCTTGAGTTTTTTCAACCCAACAGACAAAAATCTTCCCTTTTTCACTAAGTACTAGTATAGGATCACTTAAAGAGCTGTTAAAATTACTCTTTTCCAAAACAATGGGCAATCCTACTCCTTCTTTAGAAGACAGGTTTCTATAAAATAAAAAGCTATAATTTCCATGGGTAGTGACATAAATTAAGTGTCCTACACCATTATCGTCTATTTGAAAGGAAGAGTCATTAATGATAAAATGACTTCCTTTTTCTATAATATCCAGCTCTTTAATTTCTTCTTCTTTTATTTGCCATAACAATAGTTCCTCTTCTTCATCTAGTTCTCTTTTGGCAATTAAGTAAATAGTATGTTCATTTAGTGCTTTTGCACAACATAGATGTATATTTTGCGGTTCTTTTAGTACTTCTCTACTTATTAAATTATTTTCGTTTAATTCATCACTTACATCATTAATTACAAATAATTTAAGGCTATCACTTTCTTTTGCAACTATACCAACTTTTTCTCCCCAAAAAACAGCTATATATTCTACAGTATTTTCAGACATAGTTATATCAATGCCTTCTTTATCCAAAAATACCAACCTCTGCTCCATCAACCTTACAAGAAAGGTTTGATCGTTGTTTTTAAGAAAAGTTGGAAACGACTTCTCATTATAATTTTCAAACATAGGTTTTCTCCTCCTTAACTTCTTATCTTAAATTAAATTCATTAAATTTTTATTATCATATAAAAATAATATTCTTTAATATTAAAAATAATGCACCGCACACTCCATATATAATTAACATATTATACATTAAAGTTTTGGTACAAAGCTTTTAATAATTAAAGGAGGTTATAAGTAATGACTGAAGAATTCCAAAGAAGAAGAGGTTCTGGTGGCTGTCACGACGATAATAACAACAATAATAACGACAATAACAATGCTGTAGACCCTATACCCCCACCAACAGTTATTGAGCGGGTCAAAATTGATAAAGTTTACGAAGAATGTAAGGTGGTAGATGTCAATGAAGTAGAGATTCCTATATATGAACCAAATGCAACCACATCAAATGTTATTGATCCAGAAGATATTGAAGATGTAAAGTGTGTTAGTGTAAAGGTAAAAGAAGATACAAAGAAATGTAAAATCCCCAATAACAGACAAGTCCAACTAACTTTTGAAATGAAGATTAAATACAAGGTAGATGGAAAGATTAAAGAACATGTAGAACCTGTTGAGAAAACCGTTAGGTTATCAAGGGCAGGAGAAGAAGGTTTAGAACCCCAATGTGAAATCTTTTTAGAGTGTTTAGATGCTTTTGTTACCACTGATGAGGAAGATAATCCAATTATCATCCTTTGTATTGGCAAATTAATTTTATTTAAATTATTCGCCCATGTGCAGCTGCTGATTCCTGCTTACGGCTTTGCTCCACAACCACCAGAATGCCCAGAAGTTCTTGAAGAATGTCCAGAATACGAACCAGAGTGGCCACCATATCCAGAACAGTTTTAATTGTCTAAGTGATTTATAGGGCTGTCCCAAAATAAATACTTTTTGGGTTCAGCCCTATTTTATTAAAGAAAAAAATGCGTGTTAGCTAAACACGCATTTTTGTTTATAAAATAATTGCAATAAGACCTCCACTGCCCTCATTAATAATCTTTTCTAAAGTATCTTGAAGTTTTTCTCTTGCATTTTGAGGCATATTGTCTAGCTTCTTCTCGATTCCATCTTCTACAACACTATGAAGGCTCTTGCCAAATATATCACTTTCCCAAATCTTCTCAGGGTTCTCTTCAAATTCTTCCATGATATAATTAACTAAATCTTCACTTTGTTTTTCTGTACCAACAGTAGGTGAAAATTCACTATTTACGTTGACTCTAACCATGTGTATACTCGGTGCACTCGCCTTTAATCTTACGCCAAACCTATTACCATGCCTTACTATCTCTGGCTCTTCAAGGGACATCTCCTCTAGTTGAGGCGGTACAACTCCATATCCATATTCTCTAACATCTTCTAAAGCTTCAGCCACTTTATCGTACTCTTTCTTGGCTTCAGCATAACTTCTGATGGTTTTTAGAATATCTGCTTTGTTTTTAATTTCTGTTTCACATATTTCACTTAAAACTTTTTCAAATAAGTTTTCTACAACTTTAATATCAATCTCAGCATGCCCTGTTCCCAGATCTACTTTTTCTAAAATTACCTCTTCTGAATTTTCTAGCTCATCTAAATTATAAACTACTTTGTTTATGTCACGAACTCTGTCAACATCTTCAATACTATCCCTGATTGCAGTTTCAAATCCTTCTCTAAGCCAGTGGTCATTATCAAGTTCTTCTACCCAATTAGGAAGATTAATACTAACCTCTTTAATCGGAAATTCATATAAAATCTCCTGGAACACGTGGTTTATCTCATCTTCATTCATATCAAGGATATCTAGGGGAATCACAGGAACATCGTACTTTTCTTTTAACTCTTCTGTAATATTTTTTGCCTCTTCACTATAAGGGTTGGTGCTGTTTAGAACTACTACATAAGGTTTGCCAATTTCTTTAAGTTCTGAAACCACCTTCTCTTCAGCCTGCACATAACTTTCCCTGGAGATTCCAGTTATTGATCCATCTGTAGTCACAACAACTCCTATAGTCGAATGTTCATCAATAACTTTCTTTGTACCCACTTCAGCAGCTTCTTCAAAAGGAACATCTTCCTCAAACCATGGTGTAGACACCATTCTTGGTCCTTCTTCTTCTTCATAACCTATTGCACCATCAACCAGATAACCAACACAATCTACCATTCTTACTTTCATAGAAATGTTATCATTCAAAACTACTTCTACTGCATCGTCAGGAATAAATTTTGGTTCTGTTGTCATAACTGTTTTGCCACCACTACTTTGAGGCAGCTCATCTCTTGTACGCTCTAGATCATTTACATCTTTGATGTTAGGCAGTACTACCATTTCCATAAACTTTTTAATAAAAGTTGATTTTCCCGTTCTTACGGGGCCAACCACTCCCAGATAAATATCGCCATCTGTACGCTTGACCATATCTTCGTAAAGATTAGACTTATCCATTTCTCACCCTCCTCCCTAGCTTTTAACACTACATATATATTTAGTTCAGTGGACAATTATTCCAAGAGAATTAAAAAAAAGCACTTTTAAAAGTGCTTTTTTTGTTCACTCCTCCCACATATCTTCCTGGACAACTTCTTCCATTTCATTTTTTCTAACTCTTTGCATCAAATCTTTAACAGCAATATCCGTCTCTTTATTATTAAATAATACATCGTATAACTCTTGGGTAATAGGC
The Natranaerofaba carboxydovora genome window above contains:
- a CDS encoding YheC/YheD family protein → MKTIKVQIKLTSEKENYLELKDIPGNNDSITIRQKKGEYLFQAGCKKMQDQINFKNTSTGDEYSVLWLTEEVVSYLMLDENLKSETLCLNAVIDKQLKKIELGPILGIFISKNKIDKLCNDNWDSIYWRFQKWSKEVNGLCYFFTLNDIDFSNKKVTGYHFDSNKKWVKNEYPLPRVIYDRCFGKDGRKDSYRLRKLVQQQANKMIVYNQAVKIKKKETLKHLYNYEDTKNHLPEFADYTDEKFEELLNKYGSIYLKPDSLYKARGIVQVIRKNNGYNLKYRESGDVDRNKTIHYKRFDSLIRKLEKELHLEDYLIQRDIQLASIWGNKFDIRVMLQKVSPYKWEVNGINCRIAPVNSIITSPRSGGKVMAIESVLKFAFPGREEELINLIEKVSKCIGSNLEKGFGYLGNIGVDLGIDTEGNVWLIEVNGKPLKVSFHRMKDRALTKRINKSPIISGLSLTGFDVTDDKSFIHPEKQDKFLFKEISHGSYEPHLFLNTEQLDYFGYSIGDEINLVAGVSKEIIKIKRQKVDDTFNNLYINASVFNGLNLPHNSILNLVALSYNELIFGPTVAMTVSEGTMDAIKNNEDIDLNKTAEFAREKGIVFYCFKPENVNLEENIIESCFYNHSNKRWEDGAFNEPQVLYDQATYPLNPEKRPVAKEVNRRLRMNHEMQVINSKRYFGKLNTFEALNFFKDIRDNMPKTYYLTPESLKKAVEKHGSVFVKSNYGSFGWGVIQVKKEEERLICRTGGSKVSTKEFRYYDMLFNFLREELGEGAIIQREVKLGQINNRKFDLRVLIQKNISSKWEISAVSFRIAPIEGIVTNVAVGGDEIIVSPGEKLPFKFLTWESISELSLKLVLALEASFGNLGEVGLDIGVGPKGKLWFFEANSKPDTGGYYEYLTESSLRKSLGLPLDYSKNLAYNMLKI
- a CDS encoding carboxypeptidase-like regulatory domain-containing protein, translating into MGHKLKRIDLKVKENEQINLNAQLKKENRSLIHGVVLDEKKEPIEDATVLMFRRGESEDCCLHPIASTFTDDCGQFVFGPIEPELDVVIKIWANGACMVDLYR
- a CDS encoding CAP domain-containing protein; translated protein: MKKTLVLALVTMFIFSSTASAYSAADWWQTNRRSGQAVEEENEKEEKTEEEENEENIEESESRNSTGSKIQNIADWWQLNRRNGSDASQPSPEEPSSDNEKDGEENRDSDIGNSDEEYIFDMINKERRDRGIQELEYSSEISRVARMKSQDMVENNYFAHQSPTYGSAGDMLRSEGISFTVSKENLARAGDVRSAHQMLMSSSGHRSGILGERYTHVGVGVVETNGGGVKVTQIFVQR
- the spoIVA gene encoding stage IV sporulation protein A, with protein sequence MDKSNLYEDMVKRTDGDIYLGVVGPVRTGKSTFIKKFMEMVVLPNIKDVNDLERTRDELPQSSGGKTVMTTEPKFIPDDAVEVVLNDNISMKVRMVDCVGYLVDGAIGYEEEEGPRMVSTPWFEEDVPFEEAAEVGTKKVIDEHSTIGVVVTTDGSITGISRESYVQAEEKVVSELKEIGKPYVVVLNSTNPYSEEAKNITEELKEKYDVPVIPLDILDMNEDEINHVFQEILYEFPIKEVSINLPNWVEELDNDHWLREGFETAIRDSIEDVDRVRDINKVVYNLDELENSEEVILEKVDLGTGHAEIDIKVVENLFEKVLSEICETEIKNKADILKTIRSYAEAKKEYDKVAEALEDVREYGYGVVPPQLEEMSLEEPEIVRHGNRFGVRLKASAPSIHMVRVNVNSEFSPTVGTEKQSEDLVNYIMEEFEENPEKIWESDIFGKSLHSVVEDGIEKKLDNMPQNAREKLQDTLEKIINEGSGGLIAIIL